A region of Deinococcus radiodurans R1 = ATCC 13939 = DSM 20539 DNA encodes the following proteins:
- a CDS encoding Tn3 family transposase yields MEEQIEKLRLLRRLKLPQTLFADVAPHVLTRYRERASNESPSHFRAQIPPVRLTLLAAFCAARAAELTDALVTHLMDMVHHINVKAERRVERNFVAEFRRVHNKDRILERLLEAALGSPDGTVREVLFPVVDEQTLRDLLREYKEKGGFRQQVHTIVRGTYRSHYRRMIPWLLTELSFRSNNHRHQPVIDALSLLGRYVDSNARIYPSEEHIPVGGVIDRNIRDLILERGPDGGTRVNRVNYELCVLSALRDALRSREIWVVGADKYRDPDKDLPQDFEARKESYFQALRQPQEVDTFVQGLEQQLKDALVMLHDGLPKNPGVRVVARDGGRFVVTPLTRQPDPPFYDTLKGEVGRQFWNTQLLDVLVEVDRRAGITPHFKSFMTRENMPRDQLQQRLLLCLYGLGTNTGLKRVAAGQDGVGYSDLKYVRRHYIHRDALRAANAXXVNATLAARRPDIWGEGTTSCASDAKKYAAWDGNLRTQRSIRYGGDGVMIYWHVERRASCIYSSMKSCSSSEVAAMIEGVLRHCTTLSVEKNYVDTHGQSEPGFAFTHLLGFKLMPRLADIAHQRLYLPNMAFAAQVPNLAAVQAQRSIRWDLIRQQYEPMVKYATALRLGLADPKAILQRFTRANAQHPTYAALCELGKVLRTIFVCEYLHREEVRREIHEGLNVIETWNGTTNFIFFGKGGEISTNNLEGQEISMLALQLLQNSLVYVNTLMIQRVLGSETWRQRMTAEDWRALSPLMHHHINPYGEFKLDLTHRLKLEVEVDA; encoded by the coding sequence GTGGAAGAGCAGATCGAGAAACTGCGCCTGCTTCGCCGGTTGAAGCTCCCCCAGACGCTTTTCGCGGACGTGGCCCCCCACGTCCTGACCCGTTACCGCGAGCGGGCCTCCAACGAGTCCCCCAGTCACTTTCGTGCCCAGATCCCACCTGTGCGTCTCACGCTCCTGGCCGCTTTCTGTGCTGCGCGTGCCGCCGAGTTGACTGATGCCCTGGTGACGCACCTGATGGACATGGTTCACCACATCAACGTCAAAGCCGAGCGGCGGGTCGAGCGCAACTTCGTGGCCGAGTTCCGGCGGGTCCATAACAAGGACCGCATTCTGGAGCGGCTGCTGGAGGCCGCGCTGGGGAGTCCCGACGGCACCGTACGTGAGGTGCTGTTCCCAGTGGTGGACGAGCAGACCCTGCGTGACCTGCTGCGTGAGTACAAGGAGAAGGGAGGCTTCCGGCAGCAGGTCCACACCATCGTGCGCGGCACCTACCGCAGCCACTACCGGCGGATGATCCCCTGGCTGCTCACCGAACTGTCGTTCCGGTCCAACAATCACCGGCACCAGCCGGTGATCGACGCCCTGAGCCTGCTGGGGCGGTATGTGGACAGCAACGCGAGAATCTACCCGTCCGAGGAACACATCCCGGTCGGTGGCGTGATCGACCGGAACATCCGTGACCTGATTCTCGAACGGGGGCCGGATGGTGGAACGCGCGTCAACCGCGTGAATTACGAGCTGTGCGTCCTGTCCGCGCTGCGGGACGCTCTGCGTTCCCGCGAAATCTGGGTGGTCGGGGCCGACAAGTACCGCGACCCCGACAAGGACCTGCCCCAGGACTTCGAGGCCCGCAAGGAAAGTTACTTCCAGGCGCTGAGACAGCCGCAGGAGGTGGACACCTTCGTGCAGGGTCTGGAGCAGCAGCTCAAGGACGCCCTGGTGATGCTGCACGACGGCTTGCCGAAGAATCCTGGCGTGCGGGTGGTCGCGCGGGACGGGGGCCGCTTCGTGGTCACGCCCCTGACCCGGCAGCCGGACCCGCCCTTCTACGACACCTTGAAGGGCGAGGTGGGGCGGCAGTTCTGGAACACCCAGTTGCTCGATGTCCTGGTCGAGGTGGACCGACGTGCAGGGATTACCCCGCACTTCAAGAGCTTCATGACGCGCGAGAACATGCCGCGTGACCAGCTCCAGCAGCGCTTGCTGCTGTGCCTGTACGGCCTGGGGACGAACACGGGACTGAAGCGGGTGGCCGCCGGGCAGGACGGGGTCGGGTACTCGGACCTGAAGTACGTCCGGCGGCATTACATCCACCGCGACGCSCTGCGGGCGGCGAACGCCGNGSTGGTGAACGCCACGCTGGCCGCGCGCCGCCCGGACATCTGGGGCGAGGGGACCACCAGTTGCGCCAGTGATGCCAAGAAATACGCCGCCTGGGACGGGAACCTGCGGACGCAGCGGTCTATCCGGTACGGCGGGGACGGGGTGATGATCTACTGGCACGTCGAGAGACGGGCCAGTTGCATCTACTCCAGCATGAAGTCCTGCTCGTCGTCGGAAGTCGCCGCGATGATCGAGGGCGTGCTGCGTCACTGCACCACGCTGTCCGTCGAGAAGAACTACGTGGATACCCATGGGCAGAGCGAGCCSGGCTTCGCCTTCACGCACCTGCTGGGATTCAAACTGATGCCCCGTCTGGCGGACATCGCCCATCAGCGGCTTTACCTGCCGAATATGGCGTTCGCGGCGCAGGTGCCGAACCTCGCCGCTGTGCAGGCACAGCGGTCGATCCGCTGGGACCTCATCCGCCAGCAGTACGAGCCGATGGTCAAGTACGCGACGGCTCTGCGGCTGGGGCTGGCCGACCCCAAAGCCATTCTGCAACGCTTCACCCGGGCCAACGCCCAGCATCCGACCTACGCAGCCCTGTGCGAACTGGGGAAGGTGCTGCGGACGATCTTCGTCTGCGAGTACCTGCACCGGGAGGAGGTGCGCCGGGAGATTCACGAGGGGCTGAATGTCATCGAAACTTGGAACGGCACGACCAACTTCATCTTTTTCGGCAAGGGTGGGGAGATCAGCACCAACAACCTCGAAGGGCAGGAAATCTCCATGCTGGCGCTGCAACTGCTGCAAAACAGCCTGGTGTACGTCAACACCCTGATGATCCAGCGGGTGCTGGGCAGCGAAACTTGGCGACAGCGGATGACCGCCGAGGACTGGCGGGCCCTGTCCCCCCTGATGCACCACCACATCAACCCATACGGGGAGTTCAAACTGGACCTGACCCACAGGCTCAAGCTGGAGGTCGAGGTGGACGCATGA
- a CDS encoding site-specific DNA-methyltransferase: protein MVSYSNYSYEPSLGSRAAAGKPDIEDADVAQVMRDKLLEMHADLLGVQGIKLGGQTAQVYQGSFMRSELPDSSVDLMVTSPPYLNNYHYLRNTRPHLYWLGYATSPKDLRYLELDNYGKYWQTVRDAKYQTSLIFDSPWLQDLVNQLAGVQSDRGVYGGQGWANYATEYFNDTYRFLQKTQAVLRPGAKALIVVGNSIVKGTNLPIDEVFTHIAQHLGFSGHDIHMVRDSRIGSSIVGTGLRSEGKGRLYEAVVELTR from the coding sequence ATGGTGTCCTACTCGAACTATTCCTATGAGCCGTCATTGGGTTCCAGGGCGGCTGCCGGGAAACCTGACATCGAGGACGCTGACGTGGCCCAGGTCATGCGGGACAAGCTGCTGGAGATGCACGCCGACCTATTAGGCGTGCAGGGCATCAAGTTGGGTGGCCAGACCGCTCAGGTGTACCAAGGGTCTTTCATGCGTTCAGAGCTACCCGACTCCAGCGTTGACTTGATGGTGACCTCGCCGCCCTACCTGAACAACTATCACTACCTGCGGAATACCCGGCCTCACCTTTACTGGCTGGGCTACGCTACCAGCCCGAAGGACTTGCGGTACTTGGAATTGGACAACTACGGCAAATACTGGCAGACCGTGCGAGACGCGAAGTATCAGACCTCACTGATATTTGATTCACCTTGGCTGCAAGACCTGGTGAACCAGCTCGCGGGCGTTCAGTCAGATAGAGGCGTGTATGGCGGCCAAGGATGGGCGAACTATGCCACTGAGTATTTCAACGACACCTACCGCTTCTTGCAGAAGACGCAAGCTGTATTGCGTCCTGGCGCGAAGGCCCTGATTGTCGTCGGCAACTCTATCGTCAAAGGTACAAACCTGCCTATTGACGAGGTATTCACCCACATCGCTCAGCACTTGGGCTTCAGCGGCCACGACATCCACATGGTGCGTGATTCCCGCATCGGCTCGAGCATTGTGGGGACTGGGCTACGGTCTGAGGGGAAAGGGAGACTGTACGAGGCCGTGGTTGAACTGACCAGGTAA
- a CDS encoding DUF4158 domain-containing protein has protein sequence MQQRWTIDELIDTWTLLPTETDLLRNKTGPTRLGFAVMLKAFQHEGRFPYNTHEVPEAVVEYVARQVGVATDEYRAFNWRSRNSSYQRQDIRAFCGFREFITEDAGTLTDWLSQSVVPHEAHSGAVTEAALRWLRENGIEPPSPGRLQRFVDAAERHYDLRLCQTIHDRLSTDHRAGLEALLRLTVLEEDQPEDHEGQGPRGSALQHCGPTPRNAVWRAWKSRSRNCACFAG, from the coding sequence ATGCAGCAGCGCTGGACCATCGACGAACTCATCGACACCTGGACGCTGCTGCCCACCGAGACCGACCTGCTGCGGAACAAGACCGGCCCCACCCGCCTGGGCTTCGCCGTCATGCTCAAGGCCTTCCAGCACGAGGGCCGTTTCCCCTACAACACCCATGAGGTGCCCGAAGCCGTCGTTGAGTACGTCGCCCGGCAGGTCGGCGTGGCGACCGACGAGTACCGGGCCTTCAATTGGCGCAGCCGCAACAGCAGCTACCAGCGTCAGGACATCCGGGCGTTCTGTGGGTTCCGCGAGTTCATTACCGAGGATGCGGGCACGCTGACGGACTGGCTGAGCCAGTCCGTCGTTCCGCACGAGGCACACTCCGGCGCTGTGACCGAAGCTGCTCTGCGCTGGCTCCGCGAGAACGGTATCGAGCCGCCCAGCCCCGGGCGGCTCCAGCGGTTCGTGGACGCGGCGGAACGGCACTATGACCTGCGCCTGTGTCAGACCATCCACGACCGCTTGAGCACCGATCACCGGGCAGGGCTGGAGGCGCTGCTGAGGCTGACGGTATTGGAGGAAGACCAGCCGGAAGACCACGAGGGCCAAGGCCCTCGTGGCTCAGCCCTGCAACACTGCGGACCAACTCCGAGAAACGCGGTGTGGAGAGCGTGGAAGAGCAGATCGAGAAACTGCGCCTGCTTCGCCGGTTGA
- a CDS encoding phosphodiester glycosidase family protein, with amino-acid sequence MAYVYGKATYNGITLHYMKTTASNIVLRRINSNVTASGHYGINGGFYILGEPIESQPLLSLTVNNDVPVGSLIYQDTSYGSGWANVGYARGTVFHDTVSRTIGVRVVSNASQISVTNRSNYWAQGGVSMSLQNDANWRDIAVTQQNLPNPDGVIQRAGLVYNEAGYVYLVMTASGQLGATAGQFRQAIKQTLGALDGIFLDSSGSAQMLCAEFRNAGDGRKSRPWSASLAEVGCNGAALLRSAAXPRVLTARRVCGVQHWWRPISAHPQE; translated from the coding sequence ATGGCTTACGTCTACGGAAAAGCAACGTACAACGGCATCACACTTCACTATATGAAGACCACGGCCAGCAATATCGTTCTGCGACGCATCAACAGCAATGTAACCGCCAGCGGACATTACGGAATCAACGGGGGTTTTTACATTCTCGGAGAGCCCATTGAAAGTCAACCCCTCCTTTCCCTGACCGTCAACAACGACGTTCCTGTTGGCAGCCTAATTTATCAAGACACAAGCTACGGCAGCGGCTGGGCCAATGTGGGCTATGCGCGCGGAACCGTCTTCCACGACACCGTGAGCCGAACCATCGGGGTCCGCGTTGTGAGTAACGCCAGCCAAATTTCGGTGACCAACCGTAGCAATTACTGGGCGCAGGGCGGCGTGAGCATGAGCCTCCAGAACGACGCCAACTGGAGGGACATCGCAGTCACACAGCAAAACCTCCCTAACCCCGACGGCGTGATCCAGCGTGCAGGCCTGGTATACAACGAGGCGGGTTATGTCTACCTCGTTATGACCGCGAGTGGCCAGCTTGGAGCCACCGCCGGGCAGTTCCGCCAAGCCATTAAACAGACCCTCGGTGCCCTCGACGGCATTTTCCTGGACTCGAGCGGCTCAGCTCAGATGCTGTGTGCAGAGTTCCGGAATGCGGGCGACGGCCGCAAGTCAAGACCATGGTCGGCATCATTAGCTGAAGTTGGCTGTAATGGGGCCGCACTCCTCAGGAGTGCGGCCNTACCTCGTGTGCTCACGGCCAGGAGAGTATGCGGAGTTCAGCACTGGTGGCGACCAATAAGCGCCCATCCACAGGAATGA
- a CDS encoding helix-turn-helix transcriptional regulator has translation MLVRNAQLQVVSTQPLIARLLEDALHARLPEFPAASLVLDWPVGFAFQVVTPESAASSFVLTQNACPEYLDDLWNLGLLGLAYRSRTLEELAELLRRAETQERVRLTPAQRSPLTPAEGDLLRLVARGLANKEIARELGIANQTVQNGLTRVFQKLGCDGRSEAILHYWGLTAATKEPL, from the coding sequence TTGCTGGTCCGCAATGCACAGCTCCAGGTCGTCAGCACCCAACCCCTCATCGCCCGCTTGCTCGAAGATGCGCTCCATGCCCGTCTCCCTGAATTTCCGGCCGCCTCGCTGGTCCTGGACTGGCCGGTCGGCTTTGCCTTTCAGGTTGTGACGCCAGAATCGGCGGCCAGTAGCTTCGTCCTGACCCAGAACGCCTGTCCCGAGTACCTCGATGATCTGTGGAACCTGGGCCTGCTGGGCTTGGCGTACCGGAGCCGCACCCTGGAGGAACTCGCGGAGTTACTGCGGCGTGCAGAAACCCAGGAGCGGGTCCGCTTGACGCCTGCTCAGCGCTCTCCTTTGACGCCAGCGGAAGGGGACTTGCTGCGCCTGGTAGCACGCGGTCTCGCCAACAAGGAAATTGCCCGTGAGTTGGGGATTGCCAACCAGACGGTGCAGAACGGGTTGACGCGCGTGTTTCAGAAACTTGGTTGCGACGGGCGCAGTGAAGCCATCCTGCACTACTGGGGGCTGACGGCTGCGACCAAAGAGCCTCTCTGA
- a CDS encoding N-acetylmuramoyl-L-alanine amidase, with product MPYDVLIDPGHGGADSGAVNSKTNTLEKNLNMDSSLSVEYFLGQRGRTTKMTRTTDVDIDNYQRAYQGVREGAKIFVSVHHDSAEVGRSLVYHDNKAESIRLANKVAGYMGGISVVSMNQSPHGRLYIADFTTGPSILIEMGPTRPYTRDERIARCQLRPTPSRTSSPTTSRKLS from the coding sequence ATGCCTTACGACGTTTTGATTGATCCTGGACACGGTGGCGCCGACAGTGGCGCGGTAAATTCGAAGACCAACACTTTGGAAAAGAACTTGAACATGGATTCGTCTCTGTCTGTGGAGTATTTCCTCGGCCAACGCGGCAGGACGACGAAAATGACCCGCACCACGGATGTCGATATTGACAACTACCAGCGCGCCTACCAGGGCGTCAGGGAAGGTGCCAAGATTTTCGTCTCGGTGCACCATGACTCTGCCGAGGTCGGCCGCTCGCTGGTGTACCACGACAACAAGGCTGAATCGATTCGCCTCGCGAACAAGGTGGCAGGCTACATGGGGGGTATCTCGGTCGTGAGCATGAACCAGAGTCCCCACGGCCGCCTCTACATCGCTGATTTCACGACCGGGCCGTCCATCCTGATCGAGATGGGGCCAACTCGCCCTTACACCCGTGATGAGCGGATCGCACGCTGTCAGCTGCGGCCAACGCCATCGCGGACTTCATCGCCAACAACTTCTCGTAAACTTTCCTGA
- a CDS encoding PQQ-binding-like beta-propeller repeat protein, translating to MQWAVTRSATPAPSSVTTDSTRVYLVEGQRLQARRLSDGKLIWQAGTGISSPLVVERGIVYVTGRAREVFAFNATDGRKLWSTVLTGVPEQSHGGWADTLSVDHGMLLVASTRGIWGVNARTGQQRWFRELLDARGPLVQLGSITVWQVSTPLKSFTFGLQSETGREVWRVQTGATPLLQEDKYVFVTVPGSPSAYRMIDVPSGRSIRVDHNFRVGAPSGQQPAQGTPGELFVTGMEVCVRVTNGEVDRLNCVNRQQGRRTGGEADLLRQALGEHPVKVRRLLNASLPSGCVGTAVKTAVGVVLVDAPDMTKTRLSQLPSRAFACFFPVSNTLKVVPVGGQLIAIDEKGRQVWVVNVQGRVQQVIPVDGRLLVATSAELRILSWP from the coding sequence ATGCAGTGGGCAGTGACGCGAAGCGCCACCCCGGCACCTTCTTCTGTTACCACCGATTCCACTCGGGTATATCTGGTGGAAGGCCAGCGTCTTCAAGCCCGGCGACTGTCCGACGGTAAGTTAATCTGGCAAGCGGGAACTGGGATCAGCTCGCCCCTTGTGGTCGAACGGGGCATAGTCTACGTCACAGGTCGGGCTCGCGAAGTCTTCGCTTTTAATGCGACTGACGGGCGAAAGCTCTGGTCCACGGTACTTACAGGCGTGCCAGAGCAGTCACATGGCGGGTGGGCAGATACTCTCTCAGTTGACCACGGTATGCTCTTGGTTGCCTCCACACGAGGGATCTGGGGGGTAAACGCACGGACGGGCCAGCAACGGTGGTTTCGCGAACTTCTTGATGCACGTGGCCCCTTAGTTCAGCTAGGGAGCATCACGGTCTGGCAGGTCTCTACGCCTCTCAAGAGTTTCACGTTCGGCTTGCAATCGGAGACCGGCCGAGAAGTCTGGAGGGTGCAGACCGGGGCGACACCACTTCTTCAGGAAGATAAGTACGTGTTCGTGACGGTCCCCGGTTCCCCGAGTGCTTACCGCATGATCGATGTCCCGAGCGGTCGCAGTATTCGGGTGGATCACAACTTCAGAGTTGGTGCCCCTTCAGGACAGCAACCGGCTCAGGGAACACCTGGAGAGCTATTTGTGACAGGGATGGAGGTTTGCGTCCGCGTGACAAACGGTGAGGTTGACCGATTGAATTGCGTGAACCGGCAGCAGGGCCGGAGGACCGGAGGAGAGGCAGATTTATTGAGGCAAGCGCTGGGTGAGCACCCTGTAAAAGTGCGTCGTCTCTTGAATGCCAGTCTTCCCTCTGGCTGTGTGGGCACAGCAGTCAAGACCGCTGTAGGGGTCGTGCTGGTCGATGCACCGGACATGACTAAGACCCGGCTTTCTCAATTGCCGTCTCGGGCGTTTGCCTGCTTCTTCCCTGTAAGCAACACCTTGAAGGTTGTTCCGGTAGGGGGGCAACTCATTGCCATTGACGAGAAAGGCAGACAAGTCTGGGTGGTTAACGTTCAGGGGAGAGTCCAGCAGGTCATTCCTGTGGATGGGCGCTTATTGGTCGCCACCAGTGCTGAACTCCGCATACTCTCCTGGCCGTGA
- a CDS encoding helix-turn-helix domain-containing protein — protein sequence MSEVRWRLKEFLAERNLTAYALSKEGGIHRLSTVYRITGSDAPTRVDLPTLAKVLDGLRKLTGEDVQIGDILEYLPDGK from the coding sequence ATGTCTGAAGTTAGGTGGCGACTCAAAGAATTTCTGGCAGAGCGCAACCTCACCGCTTACGCCCTCTCCAAAGAGGGCGGCATCCATAGACTCAGCACGGTCTACCGAATCACAGGGAGTGACGCCCCGACCCGTGTTGACCTGCCTACACTGGCAAAAGTGCTTGATGGCCTGCGGAAGCTGACTGGAGAGGATGTCCAGATAGGAGACATCTTGGAGTACCTCCCTGATGGGAAGTAG
- a CDS encoding Eco29kI family restriction endonuclease translates to MIRKFDVPADLEADLLEFYDGQDIYPLTDLEGMRGELGQLLGAYILFYKGPHELYIPVTAANQQNFTQPIYIGKAVPKGDRTGEGAKKAVLENSLYKRLYEHSRSIAQVENLDVADFYFKVVPTTLHLSAWVESVLISKFVPAWNRHIDGFGNHDPGSGRYNQKRSVWDQVHPGRSWATRMSNLAIYDVAELRSRISARHHAKEVAVEKAIEEASEK, encoded by the coding sequence GTGATTCGCAAGTTTGACGTTCCTGCCGACCTAGAGGCTGACCTGCTGGAGTTCTACGATGGGCAAGACATCTACCCGCTCACAGACTTGGAAGGCATGAGAGGTGAGCTGGGGCAACTGCTAGGCGCTTACATCCTGTTCTACAAGGGGCCACACGAGCTGTACATCCCAGTGACCGCCGCGAATCAGCAGAACTTTACCCAGCCTATCTACATCGGTAAAGCCGTGCCGAAAGGTGACCGAACTGGAGAAGGAGCAAAGAAGGCTGTGCTGGAAAATAGCCTGTACAAGCGACTGTACGAGCACTCGCGGTCTATCGCTCAGGTAGAGAACTTGGACGTGGCCGACTTCTATTTCAAGGTTGTCCCCACAACGCTCCACCTCTCAGCCTGGGTAGAAAGCGTGCTCATCAGCAAATTTGTTCCAGCTTGGAATCGCCATATCGACGGCTTCGGGAACCATGACCCTGGCAGTGGCCGCTACAACCAGAAGCGTTCAGTCTGGGACCAAGTTCATCCGGGCCGCTCATGGGCCACCCGGATGAGCAATCTCGCCATCTACGATGTGGCTGAGTTACGGAGCCGCATCAGCGCCCGCCACCATGCTAAAGAGGTAGCCGTAGAAAAGGCGATTGAGGAAGCATCTGAGAAGTGA
- a CDS encoding tyrosine-type recombinase/integrase: MTQTRRTGAKKKARELAKLLRAERPDYAYLKEVFRHLRAELEVEVPGPSRRLPWVPTEEQVRAFYEAVWRTRRTADLVLIKTFLYTGVRVSELVMMRLADVDLDACQIRVNLGKGSKDRVVPFPAPFKETLALHIGQRRQQGGIYLFESSWKRRYSXRGVRRMFERYTALAEIDRSLSPHKLRHFLLTWLKKQGLDDALIQPYSGHASRQSLEIYSRLALGEAQREYDRVIGRFPV; this comes from the coding sequence ATGACACAGACGCGGCGCACCGGGGCGAAGAAGAAAGCGCGTGAACTGGCGAAACTGCTGCGGGCTGAGCGGCCAGACTACGCCTACCTCAAGGAAGTGTTCCGTCATCTGCGGGCCGAACTGGAAGTGGAGGTGCCGGGACCGTCACGCCGTCTGCCGTGGGTGCCGACCGAGGAGCAGGTGCGGGCGTTCTACGAGGCGGTGTGGCGCACGCGCCGCACCGCTGACCTCGTGCTGATCAAGACCTTCCTGTACACCGGTGTACGCGTGTCCGAACTGGTGATGATGCGCCTCGCGGACGTGGACCTGGACGCCTGCCAGATCCGGGTAAACCTGGGGAAGGGGAGCAAGGACCGGGTGGTGCCGTTCCCAGCACCCTTCAAGGAGACGCTGGCGCTTCATATCGGCCAGAGACGACAACAGGGAGGAATCTACCTGTTCGAGTCGTCGTGGAAACGTCGCTACAGCGAMCGGGGCGTGCGGCGGATGTTCGAGCGGTACACGGCCCTGGCGGAGATCGACCGCAGCCTGTCGCCGCACAAGCTGCGGCATTTCCTGCTGACCTGGCTCAAGAAACAGGGCCTCGACGACGCGCTGATTCAGCCGTACAGCGGCCATGCTTCCCGGCAGTCGTTAGAAATCTACTCGCGGCTGGCGCTGGGCGAGGCCCAGCGCGAGTACGACCGGGTGATCGGGCGTTTTCCTGTATAG
- a CDS encoding KAP family NTPase, which produces MWADTETDRDYLNFTSVANTVAELIVGSAGNPVSIGVSGAWGVGKSSMIKLIRRNLNERQSGLPASNGVENSANAPRSGTATPKMVFVEFNAWLYQGYDDARAALMDVIARELTAEAERQKTGMDHVKDFVSRINWMRGARVAAHLGAAAFGLPPVGLIGEIASAISGLRDGKIEGKDIEGAEKVMGQAVTTLGGLLKAAPQTSPPQEIQALRSSFETALEKLDVVLVVLIDDLDRCLPETTISTLEAIRLFLFLKRTAFVIAADDNMIKHAVRKHFEGMNDEAAVINYFDKLIQVPVRVPPLSTQDVRAYLLLLLVEDSELEAEKKDRVVATVNKALREGWSGTRLDGDFIVNQHPDLPEPLKXPLRIADHLAPLLATANGIDGNPRLIKRFLNALSIRRAVAAAHGTDVPEDVLAKMLLFERLGTPTVMSELIRQVGLDPNGKPSFLQEWETQALAGEPLSLPSPWNEEFVEKWLALPPVLSDIDLRPAIHVGRENAPLFIDGPGYTKAASDVLTAMKANPGSGGQLRQELAALSPRDVGMVMDTLLREAQREERWGAPRILDDCLAVSRLHDSQAGKLARFLKNRPMTQLEPSLIPKISGEPWAAELFTDWKTSGAPRHVVNAIEAQERRRRA; this is translated from the coding sequence ATGTGGGCAGATACAGAAACCGATAGAGACTATCTGAATTTCACCAGTGTAGCCAACACAGTTGCCGAGCTGATCGTCGGCTCTGCSGGGAACCCCGTCTCAATCGGAGTATCCGGTGCCTGGGGTGTGGGCAAGTCGTCTATGATCAAGTTAATACGGCGTAACCTGAACGAACGCCAATCCGGTCTTCCAGCATCTAATGGAGTGGAGAATTCCGCCAACGCACCCAGATCTGGTACCGCAACGCCCAAAATGGTGTTCGTCGAGTTTAACGCCTGGCTATATCAGGGGTATGACGACGCACGTGCCGCCTTGATGGATGTTATTGCCCGTGAATTGACCGCGGAAGCAGAACGTCAGAAAACTGGCATGGATCACGTCAAAGACTTTGTCAGCCGCATTAATTGGATGCGGGGAGCACGGGTAGCTGCCCACCTTGGAGCTGCAGCGTTTGGCCTGCCTCCTGTTGGTTTGATTGGGGAGATTGCCTCTGCCATTAGCGGACTCAGAGACGGAAAGATAGAAGGGAAAGATATTGAGGGAGCGGAGAAGGTAATGGGGCAAGCTGTTACCACTCTAGGTGGGTTGTTGAAGGCCGCCCCTCAAACCAGTCCACCACAGGAAATTCAAGCACTTCGCAGTTCCTTCGAAACAGCACTTGAAAAGTTGGACGTAGTATTAGTGGTTCTTATTGATGATCTTGACCGTTGTCTCCCGGAAACGACAATTTCAACGCTCGAAGCCATCCGATTGTTCCTTTTCCTTAAGCGAACCGCTTTTGTAATTGCAGCTGATGACAACATGATCAAACATGCTGTACGCAAGCACTTTGAGGGCATGAACGATGAGGCAGCAGTGATCAATTACTTTGATAAATTGATTCAGGTTCCAGTTCGAGTGCCCCCACTCAGTACACAGGATGTCCGTGCTTACCTGCTGCTCTTGCTGGTTGAAGATAGTGAGTTGGAGGCAGAGAAAAAGGATCGGGTGGTGGCCACCGTGAACAAGGCTCTGCGAGAGGGATGGAGCGGGACACGGCTAGACGGCGATTTCATCGTAAACCAACATCCTGACCTTCCCGAACCGCTTAAAGAMCCSTTGCGCATCGCCGATCACCTCGCGCCTCTACTTGCTACTGCCAATGGGATCGATGGAAATCCAAGGCTTATCAAACGCTTTCTCAATGCACTATCGATTCGGCGTGCGGTGGCGGCGGCCCATGGCACTGATGTTCCTGAAGACGTCCTAGCGAAAATGCTGCTCTTCGAGCGCTTGGGAACGCCCACCGTTATGAGCGAGCTAATCCGGCAGGTTGGCCTGGATCCTAACGGCAAGCCCAGTTTTCTACAGGAATGGGAAACCCAGGCCCTGGCGGGAGAACCTCTAAGTCTCCCAAGTCCTTGGAATGAGGAGTTCGTCGAGAAGTGGTTGGCACTTCCACCAGTCCTCAGCGACATAGATCTCCGTCCCGCCATTCACGTTGGTCGAGAAAATGCACCACTGTTCATTGACGGCCCTGGTTACACGAAGGCAGCCTCAGACGTTCTAACTGCTATGAAGGCCAATCCCGGCAGCGGCGGCCAACTGCGCCAAGAGCTCGCGGCTTTGTCACCCCGTGATGTGGGCATGGTGATGGACACGCTTCTGCGAGAAGCGCAGAGAGAAGAGCGGTGGGGAGCGCCAAGAATTCTGGACGATTGTTTAGCGGTGTCACGCTTACATGACAGTCAGGCTGGGAAGCTGGCGCGGTTTTTGAAAAATAGGCCGATGACTCAACTGGAACCTAGTCTCATCCCGAAAATCTCAGGGGAGCCTTGGGCGGCAGAGCTGTTCACAGATTGGAAGACATCGGGGGCTCCAAGGCATGTTGTCAATGCGATTGAAGCGCAAGAGCGACGGAGGCGGGCTTAA